In bacterium, one genomic interval encodes:
- a CDS encoding response regulator has product MTDLQIEPSGSGKTKLHLDILAVDDDPRVLLALTDILHLEDHEVTTALDACQALALLRRKRFDLVISDLGMPGMSGLELGAEAGRLYPGLKFVIVTGYGAKITEAERVAAGVIGVMDKPFKINELLQLLQLSV; this is encoded by the coding sequence ATGACTGACCTGCAAATTGAGCCATCGGGCTCGGGCAAAACCAAGTTGCATCTGGACATTCTGGCTGTCGATGATGACCCCCGTGTCCTGCTGGCCTTGACTGACATTCTCCATCTTGAAGACCACGAAGTAACGACTGCATTGGACGCCTGCCAGGCACTCGCTCTGTTAAGGCGGAAGCGATTCGATCTGGTGATCAGTGATCTGGGCATGCCCGGTATGTCCGGACTTGAACTGGGTGCGGAAGCCGGCCGCTTGTATCCCGGCCTGAAGTTTGTGATTGTTACCGGGTATGGCGCCAAGATCACCGAGGCAGAACGGGTGGCTGCCGGAGTTATTGGTGTCATGGATAAGCCATTCAAAATCAATGAATTACTGCAATTACTTCAACTGTCGGTCTAA
- a CDS encoding riboflavin synthase — protein MFTGIIENIGTLERIESRGNYRVLTIAANFCAELTDGESVCCDGACLTVVKFDKNAFIVEASQETAARTILGQYRVGSKINLERSLRVNARLGGHLVSGHIDTRGTVAYAKPVGESLELAVGYERQYDPLVIEKGSIAINGVSLTVNAVKTGECAVNIIPYTVKATGLGSLRSGSMVNLEFDMIGKYVARMSDLNKRSGVTLDKLHESGW, from the coding sequence ATGTTTACCGGCATTATAGAGAATATTGGCACGCTTGAGCGCATTGAGAGTCGCGGCAACTACCGCGTCCTCACGATTGCCGCGAACTTCTGTGCCGAGTTGACCGATGGTGAGTCGGTCTGCTGCGATGGTGCCTGCCTGACGGTCGTGAAATTCGACAAGAACGCTTTTATCGTGGAGGCCTCACAGGAGACCGCAGCGCGAACAATTCTTGGCCAATATCGGGTCGGCTCGAAGATCAATCTCGAACGGTCATTGCGCGTGAATGCGCGATTGGGAGGTCATCTGGTGAGTGGCCATATTGATACGCGAGGCACTGTCGCCTATGCCAAACCAGTGGGCGAGTCACTCGAGTTGGCGGTCGGATACGAGCGCCAATATGACCCACTGGTGATCGAGAAAGGGTCGATCGCTATCAATGGAGTCTCCTTGACGGTAAATGCGGTGAAGACCGGGGAGTGTGCGGTGAACATTATCCCCTATACCGTCAAAGCGACCGGACTGGGGAGTCTGAGGTCGGGCAGCATGGTGAATCTGGAATTCGACATGATCGGAAAATACGTTGCTCGAATGAGCGATCTGAATAAACGGTCGGGCGTGACGCTCGACAAACTGCATGAAAGCGGATGGTAA
- the rnhC gene encoding ribonuclease HIII has product MPVIIGVDESGKGDFFGPLVIAALLASDDDVGQLTALGVRDSKQIADKKLLQIDTQLRAQFPHAIRVILPEEYNRLYRKIKNLNILLAQGHAEVIQKVLGKAPADLAISDQFGKPELILKALADCNCTVRLEQTVRAESIPQVGAASILARAEFVRQMEQLSEQAGMILPKGAGSPVDSAGSRLVQSQGEAVLERYAKHHFKNYIRVTAHANSTK; this is encoded by the coding sequence TTGCCGGTTATTATTGGAGTCGACGAATCGGGCAAAGGTGACTTTTTTGGGCCGCTGGTAATAGCGGCCCTTTTGGCATCCGATGACGACGTTGGTCAACTGACAGCCCTTGGCGTGCGTGACTCAAAGCAGATCGCCGATAAAAAACTGCTGCAGATCGACACACAACTTCGCGCGCAGTTCCCCCATGCAATCCGTGTGATCCTGCCCGAAGAATACAATCGGCTCTACCGCAAGATCAAGAATCTGAATATCCTCTTGGCGCAGGGGCATGCTGAAGTGATCCAGAAGGTGCTGGGAAAAGCGCCGGCCGACCTGGCGATCTCCGATCAGTTCGGCAAGCCTGAGCTGATCCTCAAAGCGCTGGCCGACTGTAACTGCACGGTGAGACTGGAGCAGACAGTTCGCGCGGAATCAATCCCCCAGGTGGGCGCGGCATCAATCCTGGCTCGCGCCGAATTCGTCCGCCAGATGGAACAACTCTCTGAACAGGCCGGGATGATTCTCCCCAAGGGGGCCGGGTCGCCGGTCGATTCTGCAGGAAGTCGGTTGGTTCAAAGTCAGGGAGAGGCCGTGCTTGAACGGTACGCCAAACATCATTTCAAAAACTACATTCGGGTCACGGCCCACGCCAACTCTACCAAATGA
- the efp gene encoding elongation factor P produces MYSVSDFRRGLPIVVDDQPYYVVEYQHFKMGRGKANIRTKLKHIKTGSVIEKVFSSNDVFKPPDLENRRMQYLYEATGEATFMDVQNYEQITVPVEKLGDAKWYLIENSEYQVLFLDNAPISVELPAAVTLQVTETEPSARGDTVSNVTKPAKLSTGLMVKVPPFVKEGDMVRVDTRSGEYLERA; encoded by the coding sequence ATGTACAGTGTTTCGGATTTCAGACGGGGATTGCCTATCGTCGTAGACGATCAGCCGTACTATGTGGTTGAGTATCAACACTTCAAGATGGGTCGCGGAAAGGCGAATATCCGCACCAAACTCAAACATATCAAGACCGGATCGGTGATCGAAAAGGTCTTCTCATCCAATGATGTTTTCAAGCCTCCAGATCTCGAAAACCGACGCATGCAATACCTCTATGAGGCGACCGGCGAAGCGACCTTCATGGATGTTCAGAATTACGAACAGATCACCGTACCGGTAGAAAAACTTGGCGATGCCAAGTGGTATCTGATCGAAAACTCCGAGTACCAGGTGCTATTTCTGGATAACGCACCGATCTCCGTGGAATTGCCCGCGGCCGTCACCTTGCAGGTGACGGAGACCGAGCCTTCGGCCAGAGGGGACACAGTGAGCAACGTCACCAAACCGGCCAAGTTGAGCACCGGGCTGATGGTGAAAGTACCCCCGTTCGTCAAAGAGGGGGACATGGTTCGCGTCGACACCCGTAGTGGCGAATATCTCGAAAGAGCGTAA
- the ribD gene encoding bifunctional diaminohydroxyphosphoribosylaminopyrimidine deaminase/5-amino-6-(5-phosphoribosylamino)uracil reductase RibD — MAETADKKFMQRALELAAMGRGMTYPNPMVGALVVKHGRVIAEGYHRKVGAAHAEIEALKGAGKKAKGGTLYVTLEPCCHTGRTGPCTDAIIKAGIAKVVVASLDPDTRVNGQGIRQLRRLGIEVRTSVCKQESILLNEAYFHHQKTGLPFVILKLAESLDGRIATGKGDSKWISGKSARAYVHRLRSEVGAVLVGGETARKDDPALTVRLVKGQNPYRILLTRSLNQPKSIQLIANNADRKTIVASSEESITRFLAGADHPELIYWSVAPSGPASLDLLDLLQKAGAFGIRSILVEGGSRVATSFFAQGLVDKLVLVIAPKLIGRGIESIGDLGIRSVDQAKQFSRSRFVSVGEDMIFEGYPKKG, encoded by the coding sequence ATGGCCGAAACGGCTGACAAGAAGTTCATGCAGCGAGCGCTCGAGCTAGCCGCTATGGGGCGTGGGATGACCTATCCCAACCCGATGGTCGGCGCGCTGGTGGTCAAGCATGGGCGGGTCATTGCCGAAGGTTACCACCGAAAAGTTGGTGCCGCGCACGCCGAGATCGAGGCGCTCAAGGGGGCCGGAAAGAAGGCCAAAGGGGGAACCCTCTATGTCACGTTGGAACCATGTTGCCACACCGGGCGGACCGGGCCCTGCACGGATGCGATCATCAAAGCCGGGATCGCCAAGGTAGTCGTTGCCTCGCTCGATCCGGATACTCGGGTCAATGGTCAGGGGATCAGGCAACTTCGTCGCCTCGGCATCGAAGTTCGAACCTCTGTCTGCAAGCAGGAATCGATTCTCCTCAACGAAGCATACTTTCACCACCAGAAAACCGGACTTCCATTTGTCATACTTAAGCTGGCTGAATCACTGGACGGGCGAATCGCCACCGGAAAGGGCGACTCCAAATGGATTTCAGGCAAGTCCGCCAGAGCATATGTTCACCGACTCCGCAGTGAGGTTGGTGCTGTGTTGGTGGGCGGAGAGACGGCGCGCAAAGATGACCCGGCCCTGACTGTTCGACTGGTCAAGGGGCAGAATCCCTATCGCATCCTGTTGACCCGTTCGCTGAATCAACCGAAGAGCATTCAGTTGATCGCCAACAACGCGGATCGGAAAACGATCGTCGCATCGAGCGAAGAATCAATCACTCGCTTTCTGGCCGGTGCGGATCATCCAGAGTTGATCTATTGGTCTGTCGCACCATCAGGGCCGGCATCGCTTGACCTTCTAGATCTGCTTCAGAAAGCGGGAGCGTTCGGGATCCGATCGATCCTGGTCGAAGGGGGAAGTCGCGTGGCGACCTCTTTTTTCGCGCAGGGACTGGTCGACAAGTTGGTGTTGGTGATCGCTCCGAAATTGATAGGCCGCGGTATCGAGTCGATCGGTGATTTGGGAATCAGGTCGGTCGACCAGGCGAAACAGTTCTCGCGAAGCAGATTCGTTTCGGTCGGCGAGGATATGATTTTCGAAGGATACCCGAAAAAGGGATAA